From the Thermoanaerobacterales bacterium genome, the window CTTCCCGGACTCGCACTTTATCTGCTTCCCCTACGAGACCCGCCGTACGGGCGTGTACGCCGCCGGCAGCGTGCGAGCGCCGATGCACGTCCCGGCCGCCGTGGAGGACGCCACCGGCGCGGCCTTGAAGGCCATCCAGGTCGTGGAGTCGGTGTCCCGCGGCGCAGCCGTGCACCCGCGGTCCGGGGACCTGTCCTTCCCCGAGTTCTTCATGCAGCGCTGCACCCAGTGCAAGCGGTGTACCGAAGAGTGTCCGTTCGGGGCGATCAACGAGGATGAAAAGGGGAACCCGCTGCCGGAGCCGACCCGCTGCCGCCGGTGCGGCACCTGTATGGGGGCCTGTCCGGAGCGGATCATTTCCTTCAAGAACTACTCGGTGCCGATGATCGGCAATATGGCCAAGGCCATCGAAGTGCCGGAGGAGGACGAGGAGAAGCCGCGCATCCTGGTCTTCGCCTGTGAGAACGACGCCATTCCGGCCCTCGATATGGCCGGCTTGCAGCGTATGCAGTACAGCAACTGGGTGCGTATTATCCCGGTGCGCTGCCTGGGTTCACTGAACCTGGTCTGGATCGCCGACGCGATGTCGAAGGGCATCGACGGTGTCCTGCTCCTGGGCTGCAAGCACGGTGACGACTACCAGTGCCACTTCGTCAAGGGCAGTGAGCTGGCCGGGATCCGCCTCTCGAAGGTCTCGGAAACGCTGGACCGGCTCGGTCTGGAGTCCGAACGCGTGCAGATCCAGGAAGTAAGCATCATGGACTACGACCAGATCCCCGGCATCATCGACCGCTTTGCGGCCCGACTGGATGAGCTGGGGCCCAACCCCATGAAGGGTTTCTAAGCCCGGTGTCGTATTCTGACTGGCAGACGAGAAGATAAGTCCCCCGGGCGGCGGCGGCCGCCCGGGAGGGACTTCTCTTTAGAGTTCTGACACCGAGACCAGTCTGGAGGGGGTAAGTAAATGTCCGCCGCGAACGAGCAGGCGTCCAGGTTCGATCCCGGCTTCGCGCGTGAGTTCTACGCGCTCGAGAACGGGGAATACGCCAAGTTGTGCATGCAGTGCGGGTTGTGCGCCGTCACTTGCGCCTCGCGCGAGTTCATGGACCTCCCGCCGCGCAAACTGTTCAAGCTGGTCCAGGCCGGCGACAAGGAAGCCGTGCTACAGTCCCAGACGCCCTGGTTGTGCACCTCGTGCATGACCTGCACCGTACGCTGCCCGCGTGGTATTCCGATCATCGATGTAATGCATGGGCTTAAGTACTTCCTGATCCAGCAAGGGTCTAAAGCACCTGTGGCCCTGATGAGCAAGATCTTTGCCGAAAATATGCTCAGGCGCGGGCGCGTCTTCGAATTGGCGTTGACCAACAGCTTCTTCCTGAAGGCTTACGGTCCCGTGGGGGCCATCCCGATCGCCCTCAAGATGCGCAGTGTCGGCCAGCCGATGCTGCTCAAAGGACGTCTGCCGCTGAAGCCGCCGAAGAAGATCAAGGGGCTGGACCAGGTCCACAAGATCGTCAAGAAGGCGACCGAGGTTATGAAGAGGGAGGGACACCAGGATGGCGTATAGCTTTTATCCCGGCTGTTCAATGGAGGCTACGGGCAAGGCCTACCTGGTTTCTCTCGAGGCCGTCAGCCATGCTCTGGGACTTGAGCTGAAGGAGATCCCGGACTGGAACTGCTGCGGCGCCACTGTGTCGGCCAACGCCATCGGGGACCTGCCGCAGCTGGCCATGACGGCGCGTAACCTGGCCCTGGCCGAACCGGCCGGCAACGACATCGTTGTCGGCTGCAGTTCCTGCTACCTGAACATGGCGTGGGCGAACGAGAAGTTCAAGACCGACGCCAGGTTCCGTTCCCAGGTCAGCGAGGCCCTGGGCGCGGCCGGCCTCAAGTACGAGGGCGGCCTGCGCGTGCGCCACCTGATCGACGTCCTGGTAAACGACATCGGCCTGGATAATCTTAAGGCACGCACCATCAAGCCGCTGGCGGGCATGAAAATCGCCTGCTACTCCGGCTGCCAGACGGTCCGTGCCATCCGCCGGCGCGATTTTGACAACGTTGAGTACCCCGTCATGCTGAGCCGTATCGTCGAGGCCCTGGGCGCGACCCCCGTGCCGTTCCCGGCCGCGGCCCGGTGCTGTGGCGGCTCGCAGCAGTTCACCCGGGTGGAACTGATTCACGAGCTTACGGGCTACGTCCTCGAGACGGCGGCCAAGAACGGCGCCGAGGCGATCGTCACCCCATGCCCGATGTGCCACATGAACACCGATGTATATCAGGCGGAGATCAACAGGGTCAAAGGAACCAACTACTACTTACCCGTCTTCTTCCTTACACAGTTGATCGGCCTGGCCTTTGACCTTAAACCGAAGGATCTCGGTTTCAGCTTCAATGTCGTATCCC encodes:
- a CDS encoding CoB--CoM heterodisulfide reductase iron-sulfur subunit B family protein, producing the protein MAYSFYPGCSMEATGKAYLVSLEAVSHALGLELKEIPDWNCCGATVSANAIGDLPQLAMTARNLALAEPAGNDIVVGCSSCYLNMAWANEKFKTDARFRSQVSEALGAAGLKYEGGLRVRHLIDVLVNDIGLDNLKARTIKPLAGMKIACYSGCQTVRAIRRRDFDNVEYPVMLSRIVEALGATPVPFPAAARCCGGSQQFTRVELIHELTGYVLETAAKNGAEAIVTPCPMCHMNTDVYQAEINRVKGTNYYLPVFFLTQLIGLAFDLKPKDLGFSFNVVSPDKLFAKHNIKN
- a CDS encoding 4Fe-4S dicluster domain-containing protein translates to MSAANEQASRFDPGFAREFYALENGEYAKLCMQCGLCAVTCASREFMDLPPRKLFKLVQAGDKEAVLQSQTPWLCTSCMTCTVRCPRGIPIIDVMHGLKYFLIQQGSKAPVALMSKIFAENMLRRGRVFELALTNSFFLKAYGPVGAIPIALKMRSVGQPMLLKGRLPLKPPKKIKGLDQVHKIVKKATEVMKREGHQDGV